Part of the Verrucomicrobiia bacterium genome is shown below.
AAAGAAACAAAAAAAGGAAAGGCGTAGGGGCAGCCCCAACGGCCTGCCCCTCCCTCTCCTGCAATGACCTGACTTTCCCTGTTCCCCCTCTCCGTATCGGAGAGGGGGTCAGGGGGTGAGGTGTTTTAAAAATCCCCCCAAATTCACAACTTTTTTCCTCCCGTTTTTGCCAATCTCCAATCTCTAATCTCCAGTCTCCGCCTTATTTCCGCTCCGTTTTTGCCCCGCCGTAATTCCCGTCAAAAAGTGCGCTAAATCCCCGAATTTCCGATACATATAAGGGGGGTTTTGCTGTCCCTTTTTAGGCATCCATCAGAACCCCCGGCCTGATATATTGGGTTATAAATTTATGGAGATGGGAAAAATGGAACTCTTGCTCGGTAAACAGGAAATCCGGCTCGCCCTCCTCTTGGGCGGCGGCGGCGCAAGGGGCTTGGCGCATATCGGCGTATTGCGCGCTTTGGAAAATGCCGGCGTGCCGATAGCCGCCATAGCGGGGACATCGATAGGCGCCATCGTCGCCGCCGAGTTTTCCCGCAAGCAAAGCTCCGTTTGGTGCCAGAAGCTCTTCGAGCGGTTTGCCCGCTCCGATTCCTTCAAGGCCTTGGGGCTGGACAAGGTGAACAAGGATATGCAGCGCGGCCAGGGGTTCTGGAACACCATTCTCTCCGGCATTCGCGAAAACGTTTTGATCGCCATGGCTCTCCGCCGCGCCAGCATCGTTCCGCGCGAAAAAATCGACGCCGTGCTGACCGAATTTGTGGCGGATGGCCAGCTTTCCGAATTGCCGATACCCGTGCGCATCGCCGCCTCGGACTTGAAATCCTGCCGCACGGTCTGCTTCCGCTCCGGCTCAATTTTGGGAGCGGCAAGGGCGTCAACTTCGCTGGCCGGATACTTTCCGCCGATTCAGGAAAACGGGCATTTGCTGGTGGATGGGGAAGCCACCAGCATCATCCCGATTGACTGCCTCTCCGGTCTGGGAATCACCCACACCTTGGCAATTGACGTTTCAGGTTCGGTTTGGCCGGACTGGCAGATTACCACCGCCCTGCAGGCCTTGCTTCGCCAGCAGGAGCTGGAGCGGGCCTATTTTAGAAGTTATCTGCACCGGCTTTGCGACTTGGTGGTGCATCCGGAACTCCCCGGCGGCTTCTGGACCGACTTCGACCGGGTGGAAGAATTCGTGGAAGCCGGTTATAATGCGATGATGGCCGCCCTCCCCAAACTGAAAAACTTCCGCCCCCGCCAGCCCTTGCCCCATCTCGAAAACCCCCACCCGCCCCCCCTGTATCTCGAATTTCCGTTTTTAAAGGCCGGGGCGCTTCGGGAAGTTTCTCCCGGCAAGAAAGGGGAAAAGGCGGCATGAGCGAAAGACCGAAAAGTCTCCCCGCCCTTTTTTCCCAAACATTCACCCGCTTTTACCATCCCCGCCAGCTGGCGCGGAAATACCTGGGGCGCTGGGAGGCGGTAAGCACCACCGAACTGGCCGGGCAGGTTCGGCGTACCGCCTACGGCTTGGCCGACTGGGGAATTTACAAGGGGGAAAAGGTGGCCCTGCTTTCCGGAAGCCGCCCGGAATGGCTCATCGCCGATTTGGCGGTTCAATCCCTGGGCGCCGCCACCGTGCCGGTCTATCCGACGCAGACGCCGGAAATCGCCCGCTACATCGTGGAACACTGCCAGGCCCGGGCGATATTTGTCGAAAATTCCGAGCTCTGGCGAAAATTCGGCCCCGCCCTGGCCGATTTGAAAACCCTCGAGGTGGTGATTTTCTTCTCCAACGTGGTCCGCGAGCCGAAGGTCTTGGCCCTGCCGTCGCTGATGGAAATGGGGGATGAACTGGCGGAACGGCATCCCACTTTGTTTGCCGAAAGGCGGGATGCACTCTCCCCGGAGGATCTGGCCACCATCGTGTACACCAGTGGAACCACCGGCAATCCCAAGGGGGTGGAACTGACCCACGCCAATCTGCTCTCCAACCTCTTTGCCGTGGGGAAAAGGATGCCCCTCGATCCCGGTGAGGATATTGCCTTGAGCTATCTTCCCCTTTCCCACGCCTTCGAGCGGCTGGTGATTTATTACTACCTGGCCAGCGGCATCCGCATCTCCTTCGCCGGCGGCATTGAAACTTTGATGGCCGATTTGCGCGAAGTGCGGCCGACGATTATGACCACCGTGCCGCGCCTTTTGGAAAGAGTGTACGCCGCGACGGTGACCAAGGGGAATTCCGCCCCGTTTTTAAAGCGCTTTCTGTTCCAGCAGGCGATGTCGGTCGCCGGCAAATGGAAACCGGAAATGGAACAAAGCCGCCTCTCCCGGATGCGCCTCGGCCTGGCCCGCAGTCTGGTTTTCCGCAAATGGCACGAGGCGTTTGGCGGCCGCTTGCGCTATCTGTTCACCGGCGGCGCCGCCTTGGATGCCGAGCTGGCCCGGCTCTTTATGGGGGCCGGCATCCGGGTCTTTCAGGGGTACGGGTTGACCGAGGCCTCCCCGGCGGTTTCCACCAATTGCCCCGGGCTGAACAAAATCGGCACGGTCGGCAAACCGCTGGAAGGAATCGAAGTGAAAATCTCCGCCGACGGGGAGCTTTTGATTCGCGGCGAAAACGTGATGCAGGGGTATCACAAGGAGCCCGCCGCCACCGCGGAGATAAAATCCCCGGACGGCTGGCTTTCCACCGGCGATCTGGCCACGCTGGATGAAGAAGGGTATTTAATCATCAAGGGGCGCAAAAAGGAAAGCTTCAAAACCAACACCGGCGACTACGTCAACCCGTCCAAAATCGAGCAGGCCCTGAAGCAAAGCCCCTTTATCGAGGAGGCGGTGGTGGTTGGGGAATCCCGGTCTGCCCCGGCCGCCTTGTTGGTGCCGGACAAGAATTTTCTCAAGCAGTATCTCGAATTCAAGGGAAACGGCCAGACGGATCTGGAACAATTCATCCAGTCGCCGGAATTCAAGGCCCGTTTGATTCGCAGCATCCAGAAAATCAACCAGGGTTTTGCCCGCTGGGAAAAAGTGCGCTATTTTGCCCTCGTGCCGGAGCCGTTCTCCATTGAGGGGGGGCAGTTGACGCCGACCTTGAAGGTCCGCCGCAGCGTGGTGGAAGCCCGCTATAAAAATCTAATCGAGGCCGCCTACCGCGAAAAACCGCTGGAAATTGAGGCGGACGTGGCCGCCCCGGGCGAAAAAGTGACCCCATGAAATCCTTCCGCCTGGCCGCGGTATTGGGGGCGGGGGTGATGGGTTCGCAACTGGCCGCCCTTTTGGCCGGGAGCGGCGTAAAAGTCGAGTTGCTTGACATCCCCGGCCCTGACCCCAAGGAGCCGGAAGGAATCGCCCAACAGGCGCTAAAAAAACTTAAAGCCCAAAAACCCTCCCCTTACTTTCATCCTTCCCATCTGGACAACATCCGCCCCGGCAGTTTGGAGCATCATCTCGAGCGCTTGAAAGATGTTGAATGGGTGTTGGAGGCGGCGCCGGAAAATCTGAAAATCAAGCAGGAGCTTTACGCCAATGTTGCTCCGCTTCTGCCGGACGACTGCATCTTTTCTTCCAATACCAGCAGCTTGTCGGCATTTACACTTGGGAACGCACTGCCGGAGAAGTTCCGCAAACGTTTTTTCATCACCCATTTCTTCAACCCCCCGCGCTATCTGCGGCTTCTGGAACTGTTGCCTCATCCCCAAGCAGACATCAAGGCGAATTCGGCCTTCCTTTGGTTTTTGGACCGGCATTTGGGAAAAAGCATCGTGCCGGTTAAGGACACCCCGGCTTTCATCGCCAACCGGGTCGGCATTTTCGCCCTGTTGGATGCCCTGGCGCTGGCGGCCGAATTCAAATTCTCCCCGGCGCAGATTGATTTTCTCACCGGCCCGTTGATTGGCCGCCAGAAAAGCGCCACCTGTCGCACGGCCGATTTGGTCGGGCTGGATACGGTGATGGCGGTGGTCAAAATTGTGCGGGAAGGGGCGCCGGACGACCCGCGCCCCGACCGCTTCACCCCGCCGCCGATTTTGCAATCGCTCGTCGCCGCCGGAAAATTGGGGGAAAAGTCGGGCGGCGGCTTTTACCGCAAAGAGGGGGATGAAATTCAGGAAGCGGATGAAAACCTGAACTACACGAAACGGAGAAAAATGGAGTCGCCGCTTCTGGCCCAGGCCGGCGCCGAGGAGGATTTGGTAAAGCGGGTGCGTATGTTTTTTGCCGCGACGGACGACCTCGCCGGCGCTTTTGTTTCCCGTCACCTAATTTCTGTTGCCAGCTACGCTGCCGCCCTTTCCGGCAAAATCTGCGACCGGCCGGGGCGGATTGATGATGCCTTGCGCTGGGGTTTCGGCTGGCAAATGGGGCCTTTGGAGCTGGTCAAGGCAGTCGATTGCGACTTACTCGCGAAGGCCGCCGCCAAGTTTTCCATTCAAGCTCCGGCTCTGCCGGAAAAAATCGAATCCGGCGAACCCGGCCCGCTTTTGCTTCCCGCCAAGCCGGAACAAGTCGTGGCCGAGAATAAGGAAGCGACACTTTTGAATGCTGGCAACGGCATTGCCGTTCTGGTTTTTCATTCCAAGCTGAACGTCATCGGCGCGGGAATTCTGGGCCTCGCCCATAAAGCGTTGGAGATTGTTAAAAACGACTTCGACGCGTTGGTGCTTGCCAACGACCCGCAGGCGGAGGCCTTTTCGGCCGGCGCCAATCTGGGCTGGCTTTTGATGACCGCAAGCGAGGGGGATTTTGATGAAATTGCCCTGATGATTAAAAAGTTTCAAGCGGTGACGGAAGGAATGGCCAAAGCCCCTTTCCCGGTTGTGGCCGCTCCTTTTGGCATCACGTTGGGGGGGGGTTGTGAAATCTGTCTGGCCGCAACGAGGCGGGTAGCCCACCGCGAACTCTATATCGGCCTGGTGGAAACCGGCGTCGGCCTGCTTCCGGCTGGCGGCGGAACAACAAGAATGGCGGAAAAAATTGCTCTACGGGCCAAGGGGGGCATGCTTCTGCCTCATCTGAAAACCGTCTTTGAAAACGTCGGCCTTGCCAAGGTCAGCATGAGCGCCGATGAAGCGTTTGCGATGGGGTATCTCCAGCCGGAGGATTTGGTGGTTCCCAACCGCGGCCGCCTGACCGCAGCGGCGCTTTCCCAGGCCCGCCTTTTGGCCGATGCCGGAACCACCTCCAAACCGCCGGACAAGCTTCGCGTGGCCGGCAAAAATGGCTTGGCCGCCGTCGAGACCTTTTTGTATCTGATGCGTGAAAGTAAAATGATTACCGAGCACGATGCCACGGTCGGCCGCTCGCTGGCCAAGGTCCTCTGCGGCGGCGAACTTCCCGGCGAGCCGGAGGTGCCGCGGGAATATCTCTTGCGGCTCGAAGCGGAGGAGTTTCTGCGCCTGGTCGGAATGCGCAAAACGCAGGAGCGGATGGCGCACTTGCTTAAAACCGGAAAACCGTTGAGAAACTGATGAAGGAAGCCGTAGTCGTAGCCGCCAAACGAACGCCCGTCGGCAAGGGTTTCACCGGTTCGCTGGCCCAAGTCCATCCCGTCCAGCTCGGCGCCGTTCCCGTCAGGGCGGTCATACACAAGTTAAAGGGATTGGACCCCGGATTAATCGACGAGATCATCGTGGGATGCGCGATGCCGGAAGGGGAACAGGGGCTGAACGTCGCCCGGCTGGTCGGCTTGGCCGCCGGACTGCCGGACAGCGTTCCGGCGATGACCGTCAACCGCTTTTGCGCCTCCGGACTGGAAGTCATCAGCTTGGCCGCAAATCGAATCCGACTGGGCGAGGCGAATCTAATCCTCGCCGCCGGGATGGAATCGATGAGCGCCGTGCCGATGGGGGGAAACAAAATTGCGCCAGAATTGGATTTGGTGCGCGCCCGGCCGGAATCCTACATTTCGATGGGCCTGACGGCTGAAAACCTGGCCGAAAAATACAAAATCAGCCGCGAGGAGCAGGATAGATTTGCCTTGGAAAGCCACCGCAAAGCCATCGCCGCAATTGACAGCGGCGTGTTTGCCGGCCAGATAGCGCCGGTGGAAATACCCCGTCAGTCCCTGAACGAGCGAAACAAGGTTGAAACTTCCATGGCAACCTTCACAACCGACGAAGGCCCCCGCCGGGACACCAGCATGGAGGCGCTGGGCAAGCTTCAACCATCCTTCAAGAAGGAGGGCACGGTGACCGCCGGCAATTCCAGCCAGATTTCGGACGCCGCCGCCGCGGTGATTGTCGCCGAAGCGGAATTTGCCAAAAAGCAGGGCTGGAAGCCGCTGGCGCGCTTCGTCGGCTACGCCACCGCCGGTGTGGCGCCGGAAATTATGGGAATCGGGCCGGTGGAGGCCGTGCCCAAACTGCTCAAGCGAACCGGTCTTTCCCTTTCCGACCTCGACGTAATCCTTTTGAACGAGGCCTTTGCCGCCCAGAGTTTGGCAGTCATTCGCGAGCTTGGTTTGGACGCGAATAAAGTGAATCCTAACGGCGGCGCCATTGCCCTCGGGCATCCTTTGGGGGCCAC
Proteins encoded:
- a CDS encoding patatin-like phospholipase family protein, giving the protein MELLLGKQEIRLALLLGGGGARGLAHIGVLRALENAGVPIAAIAGTSIGAIVAAEFSRKQSSVWCQKLFERFARSDSFKALGLDKVNKDMQRGQGFWNTILSGIRENVLIAMALRRASIVPREKIDAVLTEFVADGQLSELPIPVRIAASDLKSCRTVCFRSGSILGAARASTSLAGYFPPIQENGHLLVDGEATSIIPIDCLSGLGITHTLAIDVSGSVWPDWQITTALQALLRQQELERAYFRSYLHRLCDLVVHPELPGGFWTDFDRVEEFVEAGYNAMMAALPKLKNFRPRQPLPHLENPHPPPLYLEFPFLKAGALREVSPGKKGEKAA
- a CDS encoding long-chain fatty acid--CoA ligase: MSERPKSLPALFSQTFTRFYHPRQLARKYLGRWEAVSTTELAGQVRRTAYGLADWGIYKGEKVALLSGSRPEWLIADLAVQSLGAATVPVYPTQTPEIARYIVEHCQARAIFVENSELWRKFGPALADLKTLEVVIFFSNVVREPKVLALPSLMEMGDELAERHPTLFAERRDALSPEDLATIVYTSGTTGNPKGVELTHANLLSNLFAVGKRMPLDPGEDIALSYLPLSHAFERLVIYYYLASGIRISFAGGIETLMADLREVRPTIMTTVPRLLERVYAATVTKGNSAPFLKRFLFQQAMSVAGKWKPEMEQSRLSRMRLGLARSLVFRKWHEAFGGRLRYLFTGGAALDAELARLFMGAGIRVFQGYGLTEASPAVSTNCPGLNKIGTVGKPLEGIEVKISADGELLIRGENVMQGYHKEPAATAEIKSPDGWLSTGDLATLDEEGYLIIKGRKKESFKTNTGDYVNPSKIEQALKQSPFIEEAVVVGESRSAPAALLVPDKNFLKQYLEFKGNGQTDLEQFIQSPEFKARLIRSIQKINQGFARWEKVRYFALVPEPFSIEGGQLTPTLKVRRSVVEARYKNLIEAAYREKPLEIEADVAAPGEKVTP
- a CDS encoding 3-hydroxyacyl-CoA dehydrogenase/enoyl-CoA hydratase family protein; protein product: MKSFRLAAVLGAGVMGSQLAALLAGSGVKVELLDIPGPDPKEPEGIAQQALKKLKAQKPSPYFHPSHLDNIRPGSLEHHLERLKDVEWVLEAAPENLKIKQELYANVAPLLPDDCIFSSNTSSLSAFTLGNALPEKFRKRFFITHFFNPPRYLRLLELLPHPQADIKANSAFLWFLDRHLGKSIVPVKDTPAFIANRVGIFALLDALALAAEFKFSPAQIDFLTGPLIGRQKSATCRTADLVGLDTVMAVVKIVREGAPDDPRPDRFTPPPILQSLVAAGKLGEKSGGGFYRKEGDEIQEADENLNYTKRRKMESPLLAQAGAEEDLVKRVRMFFAATDDLAGAFVSRHLISVASYAAALSGKICDRPGRIDDALRWGFGWQMGPLELVKAVDCDLLAKAAAKFSIQAPALPEKIESGEPGPLLLPAKPEQVVAENKEATLLNAGNGIAVLVFHSKLNVIGAGILGLAHKALEIVKNDFDALVLANDPQAEAFSAGANLGWLLMTASEGDFDEIALMIKKFQAVTEGMAKAPFPVVAAPFGITLGGGCEICLAATRRVAHRELYIGLVETGVGLLPAGGGTTRMAEKIALRAKGGMLLPHLKTVFENVGLAKVSMSADEAFAMGYLQPEDLVVPNRGRLTAAALSQARLLADAGTTSKPPDKLRVAGKNGLAAVETFLYLMRESKMITEHDATVGRSLAKVLCGGELPGEPEVPREYLLRLEAEEFLRLVGMRKTQERMAHLLKTGKPLRN
- a CDS encoding acetyl-CoA C-acyltransferase, whose protein sequence is MKEAVVVAAKRTPVGKGFTGSLAQVHPVQLGAVPVRAVIHKLKGLDPGLIDEIIVGCAMPEGEQGLNVARLVGLAAGLPDSVPAMTVNRFCASGLEVISLAANRIRLGEANLILAAGMESMSAVPMGGNKIAPELDLVRARPESYISMGLTAENLAEKYKISREEQDRFALESHRKAIAAIDSGVFAGQIAPVEIPRQSLNERNKVETSMATFTTDEGPRRDTSMEALGKLQPSFKKEGTVTAGNSSQISDAAAAVIVAEAEFAKKQGWKPLARFVGYATAGVAPEIMGIGPVEAVPKLLKRTGLSLSDLDVILLNEAFAAQSLAVIRELGLDANKVNPNGGAIALGHPLGATGTKLTVELMYELERSKKKYGMLTMCVGGGMGAAGIFERIA